The Dehalobacter sp. DCM sequence TTTTTTCTCGGCTATGGGAAATATGGGCGCCGACCTGTTTGATATGACCTGGGTGCAGTCCATCGTCCTGTTCTTTGTTTATCTGGCTTGGGCGCTCTACGGCACAGGGCTGGTAGTCTCGGCCTTTGAGTGCGGCATCGAGTACCAGTCCGGCAGGGGCAGCATCAAGGATACAGCCATAAACGCAATCAAGGGCTTTATGGCTGTCAGCCTGTTCTCCGTTGTGCCGGTGGAGCTATACAAATTATCCATCTCCCTGCAGAGCAGCCTCACGGCGGGAATCACCGGCCTGGGAACGGGCATCGATACCGTCGCCGCAAATATCATTGGACAGCTGAGTGCCGCGGGAAGTCTTGAAAACGCGGGAAATGCCGGAGTGTTCGGCGGCATGGGAGCGATCACTAATCCCCTTATGCTGATCTTCATTCTCATCCTCATGGGCTACGCGGTGATCAAGGTCTTTTTCGCAAACTTAAAGCGCGGCGGCATTCTGCTCATCCAGATCGCCGTAGGCAGCCTGTATATGTTCTCTGTTCCGCGCGGATACCTTGACGGGTTTGTCAGCTGGTGCAAGCAGATCGTCGGCCTGTGCCTGACAGCCTTCCTGCAGTCCACCATCCTCATCGCAGGGCTCATGGTGCTTAAGGATCACGCCCTGCTAGGGCTTGGTCTGATGCTGTCTGCCGGAGAAGTTCCCCGTATCGCGGGAGCCTTTGGGCTGGACACCAGCACCAAAGCCAACCTCATGAGCGCGGTCTACACGGCTCAGACCGCGGTAAACATCACGAGAACCGTGGTAAAGGCGGTGGCCGCGAAATGAAACAGGTATATATCTGTTCCCCTTATGCCGGGGACATAGAAAGCAATGTCCGGTTCGCCAAAGCCGCCTGCCGTTATGCCGCGGAGCAGGGCTGCGCTCCTGTCGCCGTCCACCTGATGTACCCGCAGATACTGGATGACAGCATACCCGCCCAACGTGAAATAGGCATCCGGATGGGGCTGCGGGTACTGGCATCCTGCGATGAGTTGTGGATATGCGGATCGAGTATCAGCCACGGTATGAACTGCGAAATCGCGGAAGCCGAGCGGCTTGGTATACCCATCAGAAACATATCGGCAGAGCTAATACAAGGAGGACGTCACATGAAGTTATACGATTCTATGGAAAGAGCATTCTTGCCGGAGGAAGCGCCTTCACCCGGTATGAAGCTGATATTATAACCATATCGCTGTTCCTCGGAAGCCTGTTTGACGGGATCGGCGGATTTCCGCTGGCAGGCGTCCGGCAGGGGTTCACCCCTGTGTGGGCCAGCGAGATCGAGCCGTTTCCCATTGAGGTAACGAAAATACGGTTTCCGGATATGCTCCCTGTAGGCGATATTACAAAATTAAAAGGTTCGGAGCTTGCCCCAGTGGACGTGGTCTGCGGGGGCTCGCCATGTCAGGATTTATCGGTCGCAGGAAAACGCGCTGGACTTCAGGGTGAGCGCTCCGGCCTGTTCATGGAGCAGATTCGTGTCATAAAGGAGTTGAGAGAACATGACGCAAGAGCAAAACGAACAGCTGACCCTGTTCGACTTAGACCCAGATATATGGTCTGGGAGAACGTCCCCGGAGCTTTCTCCTCCGCAGACGGAGAGGACTTCCGCGCGGTGCTGGAGGAAATCTGCAGAATTGCTGACGGCAACGTATCTGTACCTCGACCTCCGGGAGGGGTATGGAAGCCTGCTGGGGCCATATTGGGAGATCAATTCTCACTTGCTTGGCGGGTATATGACGCTCAATACTGGTCCGTCCCACAAAGGCGCAAAAGAATCTATCTTGTCGCAGATTTTGGAGGTCACACCGCACCACAAATATTATTTAAGCAGGACAGCATGTTTGGGCATTCTGCGCCGGGCGAAGAAACGCGGCAAGGAGCTGCCTCCTGTTCTGAAGCAGGCGCTGGAGATCCAGGCGGGAGTCCGGCTGACAGAATAACGGATACCGGTCCTATCGCCTTCGCCTGCAATCAGCGGGATGAGGTACGGGATCTGCATGCTGTGTCCGGTGCAATCCAAGCCCAGCCGGGCATGAAGCAGCAGACCTTTATCGCCGCCGGCTTCTCGGCTGGTCAGGGAGAAAAAGCCGGAGGAATCGGTTATCAGGAGGAATGCTCTCCGACCCTGAAGGCGTCGGAGAGCGGCTCCAATATGGTGCCAAGCATTCTGTGCCTGAACGATCAGGGCGGCGACCGTATGGACGTGACGGAAAATATAACGGCGACACTTCGTGCTCAGATGGACGGTCACCCTCCGCTCGTGCTGGGCAGCCAGCAAGGCGGCGCTGAAATCTGCGAAAACCTGTGCCCGACTATCACATCGGCGGCGGGTACCAGCGGAAATAATCAGCCGGTTTTGTTTGAAAATCACGGCATCGACTCCCGCTATACAGGTCCCCATGAGGTGGCTCCGACTATGTCTGCCCGGTATGGTACCGGCGGCAACAACGTGCCGCTCGTTTCACAGGAAGCTGAAACCTATTGCATTGCCGGAAACATTATCGACCGTCAGGATCACAATGGCGGCAACGGCATGGGCTTCCAGGCGGATATCAGCTACACGCTGAACACTGCGGACCGGCATTGTGTTTTCTCCCAGCAGCGGAGTGATGAATATGTGTCCAACGATGTGGTCAGTACGCAGAGCGCCCGGCAGTATAAGGACTCGACCGACCTTGTGTGCGAAATGGACGTCGCCGGGATTGACTGCAGAAATGGTGTTGAAAACGGCGACCTGAGCGGTACACTTCAGTCCAAAACGGACGGAGGATACTCGCTGAACAATGTGCATCCTGTCCGCATCGGCAAGCTGATCCGCAGGCTGACGCCGCTGGAATGTGAAAGGTTTATTTAGGAACTATACACGGTAGTTAATTACACGATAGAAAGACGATGTAAAGCCATGTTACTACAGCCTTCTATAAGCGTGTTACAATATCTGTACCTGTAGGGTACTCTGCAGGAATTTTATTGTACATCGTATAGGAGGTTCGTATGGAAAAAGAACAACGAGTTTTCAAGGTGATGCGCGCACTGATGCCAGCACCGTCAGGTGGTGAAAGGGAACTATGGCTGATCACAAGGCACGGCATCCCGTTTTACCAGATCAATGAATGGCTGGACTTGAAGAGCATTCGAAAGATCAGCACCGGAAAGGAGTACGCACACAAGCTTTGTGTATATCTTAACTTTCTGCATGGGCAGGGAATATCGTTTGAGGATGCCGTAACAGATGATGTTATGGCATTTTTAATGCGGCTTATGGGTAGGAGCTATGAGGACGGAGGCGTTATTCGGCTGCGGGCCCCATTGTCATACAGCACCCTCAGCAAGTATGTCACTGTCATCACCGAATTCTACAAATGGCTCGAACAGACCGGTATGCATCATGTTGAGTTTCAGACAATGGACAATGCGAAGA is a genomic window containing:
- a CDS encoding conjugal transfer protein TrbL family protein; its protein translation is MFIWDFVADTVLGQIVDWIYGQIIGFLGNFFSAMGNMGADLFDMTWVQSIVLFFVYLAWALYGTGLVVSAFECGIEYQSGRGSIKDTAINAIKGFMAVSLFSVVPVELYKLSISLQSSLTAGITGLGTGIDTVAANIIGQLSAAGSLENAGNAGVFGGMGAITNPLMLIFILILMGYAVIKVFFANLKRGGILLIQIAVGSLYMFSVPRGYLDGFVSWCKQIVGLCLTAFLQSTILIAGLMVLKDHALLGLGLMLSAGEVPRIAGAFGLDTSTKANLMSAVYTAQTAVNITRTVVKAVAAK
- a CDS encoding DUF7768 domain-containing protein, with the translated sequence MKQVYICSPYAGDIESNVRFAKAACRYAAEQGCAPVAVHLMYPQILDDSIPAQREIGIRMGLRVLASCDELWICGSSISHGMNCEIAEAERLGIPIRNISAELIQGGRHMKLYDSMERAFLPEEAPSPGMKLIL
- a CDS encoding DNA cytosine methyltransferase, producing the protein MTISLFLGSLFDGIGGFPLAGVRQGFTPVWASEIEPFPIEVTKIRFPDMLPVGDITKLKGSELAPVDVVCGGSPCQDLSVAGKRAGLQGERSGLFMEQIRVIKELREHDARAKRTADPVRLRPRYMVWENVPGAFSSADGEDFRAVLEEICRIADGNVSVPRPPGGVWKPAGAILGDQFSLAWRVYDAQYWSVPQRRKRIYLVADFGGHTAPQILFKQDSMFGHSAPGEETRQGAASCSEAGAGDPGGSPADRITDTGPIAFACNQRDEVRDLHAVSGAIQAQPGMKQQTFIAAGFSAGQGEKAGGIGYQEECSPTLKASESGSNMVPSILCLNDQGGDRMDVTENITATLRAQMDGHPPLVLGSQQGGAEICENLCPTITSAAGTSGNNQPVLFENHGIDSRYTGPHEVAPTMSARYGTGGNNVPLVSQEAETYCIAGNIIDRQDHNGGNGMGFQADISYTLNTADRHCVFSQQRSDEYVSNDVVSTQSARQYKDSTDLVCEMDVAGIDCRNGVENGDLSGTLQSKTDGGYSLNNVHPVRIGKLIRRLTPLECERFI